A genomic region of Cannabis sativa cultivar Pink pepper isolate KNU-18-1 chromosome 1, ASM2916894v1, whole genome shotgun sequence contains the following coding sequences:
- the LOC133033684 gene encoding uncharacterized protein LOC133033684, translating to MLLFQVGNNRPSFDIMGSLLAQSENVEDLLEDKKIVGDDNVIEASKRDSESTDDGITSAEMLIISEKVDAVCHDYELKKSMEKSKVIDLGSAGTPRDLQGVIRIDFGDSSGKSVKIGETKYLKGLHPFNSELLDPPHCLQQDSFDEWFLDGFNDQNKKKKFVRGKNMLDAPLDFSIDSVSDKWWFYDLLTPGRCLSDSHLDVIFYYLRKKLKYDPRVTVSATTTDFNFYNKVVELYENFVKSKKNIDSVPTSNMVIEYMEGYCMYANTRWLFVDYVLIYVHVKDDQHWVLVVFDIKNRCLNVYNSMWSKRDGDKMTGLYIWPLVVMLPICLHLMDFYNRREDIDRSKGWFRGKKDSEKLDVFTVTNLPQQLDK from the exons ATGCTGCTTTTTCAAGTTGGTAATAATCGTCCAAGTTTTGATATTATGGGTTCCTTGTTGGCCCAGTCTGAAAATGTTGAAGATTTGTTGGAAGATAAAAAAATTGTTGGGGATGACAATGTTATAGAAGCATCTAAAAGGGATAGTGAGAGCACTGACGATGGTATTACATCTGCTGAGATGTTAATTATATCAGAGAAAGTGGATGCTGTTTGTCATGATTATGAGTTGAAGAAGAGTATG GAAAAATCCAAAGTTATTGATTTGGGTAGTGCTGGTACCCCAAGGGATTTGCAAGGTGTTATTAGAATTGACTTTGGGGATTCGTCCGGAAAATCTGTTAAGATTGGTGAAACAAAGTATTTGAAAGGTCTACACCCTTTCAATTCTGAGTTGCTTGATCCACCGCATTGTCTTCAACAAGATTCATTTGATGAGTGGTTTCTTGATGGCTTTAATGACCAGAATaa GAAGAAGAAGTTTGTTAGAGGAAAGAACATGTTGGATGCACCTTTGGATTTCTCAATTGATTCTGTTAGTGATAAATGGTGGTTTTATGATCTATTGACGCCTGGGAGATGTTTGTCTGACTCT catTTGGATGTTATATTTTACTACTTGAGAAAGAAACTGAAGTATGATCCTCGGGTTACTGTTTCTGCAACTACGacagattttaatttttacaacaAGGTGGTTGAGTTGTATGAAAACTTTGTGAAGTCTAAGAAAAATATTGATTCTGTGCCTACGAGTAATATGGTAATTGAGTATATGGAGGGGTATTGTATGTATGCTAATACTCGGTGGTTATTTGTTGATTATGTTTTGATATATGTTCATGTCAAAGATGATCAACATTGGGTTTTAGTTGTTTTTGATATAAAGAATAGGTGTCTCAATGTCTATAATTCAATGTGGTCGAAAAGAGATGGTGACAAGATGACAGGATTGTATATCTGGCCTCTTGTTGTTATGTTGCCAATATGTTTGCATTTGATGGACTTCTATAATCGAAGGGAGGATATTGACCGGAGCAAAGGTTGGTTTAGAGGGAAGAAAGACAGTGAGAAGCTTGATGTGTTTACTGTGACTAATCTGCCTCAGCAATTGGATAAGTAa
- the LOC133033685 gene encoding uncharacterized protein LOC133033685 yields the protein MDKLKQTYGEREEQCIILDRHESIAKSVKMIFPNLMHGVCCFHLFQNIKSRFRKGGDELRDAFYCAAKAYNLADFEGFMKEIDTIDNRIRPYLTNEVGLNKWTRVYSTNKRYSTMTSNISESVNSALKEVRELPIGTLLECLRCLVQRWSWTNKNRALATLTTLAKGPEKELKDKLDRSKKLQVETSNHAIYTVNELKSSYIVDIQKKTCTCQRFQYDEMPCSHAMAVISKRHFKCYNFCSYFYTKQAFLATYEETVFPIGDRDSWELPDHIRQIEVLPPKHKRPAGRPRKQRYKTAMEKATQNQCTQCLKRGHNRRTCKNEPLEPSAKRKRY from the exons ATGGATAAACTCAAACAAACATATGGGGAACGGGAAGAGCAATGCATAATTTTAGATAGACATGAAAGTATCGCAAAATCAGTGAAAATGATATTTCCCAACTTGATGCATGGGGTATGTTGCTTCCATCTATtccaaaatataaaatcaaGATTTAGAAAAGGAGGAGATGAGCTGAGAGATGCATTCTATTGTGCAGCAAAAGCATATAATCTTGCTGATTTTGAAGGATTCATGAAAGAAATAGACACCATAGACAACCGAATTCGTCCTTACTTGACAAATGAAGTTGGCCTCAATAAATGGACAAGGGTTTATAGCACAAACAAGCGTTACTCAACAATGACCTCAAATATATCAGAATCCGTGAATTCAGCCTTGAAAGAAGTAAGAGAGTTACCCATTGGCACACTACTAGAATGTCTACGCTGCTTGGTTCAAAGATGGAGTTGGACAAACAAAAATAGAGCTCTTGCTACACTCACAACACTAGCAAAAGGACCAGAAAAGGAACTCAAAGACAAATTAGATCGCAGTAAAAAATTGCAG GTTGAAACATCAAACCATGCCATATATACAGTCAATGAGTTAAAAAGTTCGTACATAGTAGACATTCAAAAAAAGACATGCACATGTCAAAGATTCCAATATGACGAAATGCCATGTTCTCATGCAATGGCAGTAATATCAAAAAGACACTTCAAATGCTACAATTTCTGCTCTTATTTCTACACAAAACAAGCCTTCCTTGCAACATACGAAGAAACTGTGTTTCCAATAGGTGACCGAGACTCATGGGAGTTACCTGATCATATTAGACAAATTGAAGTACTGCCACCAAAGCACAAAAGACCAGCAGGAAGGCCAAGAAAACAACGGTATAAGACCGCAATGGAGAAAGCAACACAGAATCAATGCACACAATGCTTGAAAAGAGGACACAACCGAAGGACTTGCAAGAATGAACCATTGGAACCATCCGCAAAGAGAAAAAGATACTAA